The following proteins are encoded in a genomic region of Xenopus laevis strain J_2021 chromosome 3L, Xenopus_laevis_v10.1, whole genome shotgun sequence:
- the LOC121401200 gene encoding X-linked retinitis pigmentosa GTPase regulator-interacting protein 1-like has protein sequence MFTLYVVLEDFREEDTDFKALASYYEHHYRVHFGKNVVLEDFLLLYYIDPRTTHRDNIYEYWVMIDYLEVLERECVALYSEELLPPEASSEQWRWGQHFEYLRLQNTIQWHLHQLAMTLWEREQKLQEAAGEEQKASPAAEGEEEGAPAAEEEKEEGAPGVQQAPAAEEEEQREEGAPGEQAPAAEEREDRATGEEQAPTEEEEREEGDPWEQQAPAPEEEKEEEAAKEQAPEVEVTIEDPPVVERPTLRKRVKKAIMKRLRRVWVMYQFTDNYPSSRDTSCCPMQLHFTSCSSEHFQSEQ, from the exons ATGTTT ACGCTGTACGTCGTCCTGGAGGACTTCAGGGAGGAAGACACAGACTTTAAGGCCCTtgcctcttattacg aacatcactaccgggtccaCTTCGGCAAGAACGtcgtcct agaggACTTTCTTCTTCTCTATTACATCGACCCGAGGACGACGCACAGAGACAACATTTACGAGTACTGGGTGATGATCGATTATCTG gaagtgctcGAGAGGGAGTGTGTCGCCCTCTACAGTGAGGAgttgctgcctcct GAAGCATCATCGGAACAGTGGAGATGGGGGCAGCATTTCGAGTATCTGCGGCTGCAGAAT ACTATCCAATGGCACCTTCACCAGCTTGCCATGACGCTCTGGGAGAGGGAGCAGAAGCTGCAGGAGGCTgctgg TGAGGAACAAAAGGCAAGTCCTGCAGctgagggagaggaggaaggagctcctgcagcagaggaggagaaggaagagggagctcctggagtacaacaagctcctgcagcagaggaggaagagcagagagaagagggagctcctggagaACAAGCTCCTGCTGCGGAGGAGAGAGAGGACAGAGCAACTGGAGAAGAACAAGCTCCtacggaggaggaggagagagaagagggagacCCTTGGGAACAACAGGCTCCTGCAccggaggaggagaaagaagaggaagcAGCTAAAGAACAAGCTCCTGAGGTGGAAGTGACCATCGAAGATCCTCCGGTGGTAGAAAGGCCGACCCTCCGAAAACGGGTCAAGAAGGCCATAATGAAGAGGCTTCGCAGggtttgggtaatgtatcaatttactgacaattaccctTCTTCTAGAGATACCtcatgttgtccaatgcagctccactttacttcctgctcttctgagcattttcaatcagaacaatag